One Pectobacterium cacticida genomic window, CGTGATGATACGCCGCAGGCGCTGGATGCCGTGTGGGAAGAGGAGCAGGTTAAATTCCTCGGCGAAGAAGGCTGCGCATCGGCCCAGCAAACGCAACACCAACGCCGTTTTGCTGGCGCGGTGGTGCCGCAATATTTGAATCTTGACGCGACATCGGCGGGAGGGCAACGCTAATGAGTGCAATCACGAACTCTTCTTTTATAAACTTCAGCAATATATTCTTTTTTGACATCTATCCTTACCTGGCGATGGCGATTTTCCTGATTGGTAGCTGGGTGCGCTATGACTATGGTCAATACAGTTGGCGTGCCGGGTCGAGCCAAATGCTGGATAAGAAAGGGATGCGTCTGGCGTCTAACCTGTTCCATCTGGGGATCCTGGGTGTCCTTGCCGGGCATTTCCTCGGCATGCTGACGCCGCACTGGATGTACGAAGCCTTCCTGCCAATGGACGTCAAACAGAAAATGGCGATGTTCGGCGGCGGAGCGGCAGGCTTGCTGACGTTTGTCGGTGGCGTGCTGTTATTAAAACGTCGGCTGACTAATCCGCGCGTTCGTGCCACGTCCAGCGTCGGCGATATTCTTATCCTGTCGTTGCTGGTGATCCAGGCGGGCTTAGGGCTTCTGACCATCCCTTTTTCGGCACAGCATATGGATGGCAGTGAAATGCTGAAACTGGTCGGTTGGGCGCAAAGCGTGGCGTTCTTCCAAGGGGGGGCATCAGCACATCTGGCGGGGGTGGCGTTGATCTACAAGTTGCACATCGTATTGGGGTTAACGCTGTTTGTCCTGTTCCCGTTCTGCCGTCTGGTACACATCTGGAGTGCGCCGGTGGAATACCTGACACGTCGCTACCAACTTGTACGTAATCGCCGTTAGGCGTGATGTAACACGGTGGCGTTAGCACGACGCCACCGCGCTTGTTTGGCGTTTATTGACATTCCGCTTATTTACTTACCCTCGCCAATTTAACGTCTCCGACCATTACTCATTTCATCGAAAATTTATTGGCGCTATCGCCTTACGTAAGGAAAGCGCACACCGTTACGGCTCAACGCGGGCAGTGAATTTTGTCCATTGCACTATTGGCGATCGTTTTTTATACTGTATAAAAATACAGTTATATTGCCGTGCCGAGAGGCGAACAGAGAAATGAAACGATATCTTCCTGAGCCCTGCCCAGATAAGCAGGCGCTAAATCTTTATGCCGCTGCGGTGCCTGCGGGATTCCCCAGCCCGGCGAATGATTATGTTGAACAGCGTATCGATTTGAATAGCGTGTGTGTTCGGCATCCTTCGGCAACCTATTTTGTACGAGTTGCTGGTCACTCGATGGTGGAAGGGGGAATTCACGATGGCGATCTGGCCGTGGTCGATAGTGCATTGCAGGCGCGTCATGGCGATATTGTGATTGCCGCGCTGGATGGCGAGTTCACCATCAAACGGCTACAGGTAACCCCTACGTTGGCGCTAGTGCCGATGAACGCTGCCTATACACCGATTCCAATTAAAGACCGCGAGAGTCTCGCTATTTTTGGCGTCGTCACTTACGTTATTCATGCGACTCGATAATGTACGCCCTCGTTGATGTGAATACCTTTTATGCCAGTTGCGAAAAGGTTTTTCGCCCGGATTTGGCGCATAAGCCGGTCATTGTGCTTAGTAACAATGATGGATGTGTGATTGCCCGTTCTCATGAAGCGAAAGCGCTGGGCGTAAAAATGGGGGTGCCATTCTTTCAGATCGACGAACTGATTCGTCGGCATAATATTGTGGTTTTTTCCTCTAATTATGCGCTTTACGCGGATATGTCGGCGCGCGTGATGAGTATTTTGGAAGAGATGGCGCCTGCGGTAGAGATCTACAGCATTGATGAGGCTTTTTTGCATTTATCCGGCGTCGCGTGGCGTACCTCGCTTGAGGACGTTGGGCAGCAGATTAAAACGCGCATAAAGCGTGAAGCACATTTACCCGTGGGTGTGGGTATTGCGCCGACCAAGACGTTAGCCAAATTAGCCAATCATGCGGCAAAAACCTGGCGTAAAACACACGGCGTGGTGGATTTATCCAACCCTGAACGCCAGGAAAAGCTGCTGGCAATGACGCCCGTTGGCGAAGTCTGGGGCATTGGCCGCCGACTGGCGCGCCAGATGGAAACGATGGGCATCGATACGGCATTGGCGCTGGCTCGCACCGATCTTGCCTATATTAGAAAGCACTTCAGCGTGGTGGTTGAACGGACGGTACGCGAATTGCGCGGGCAGCCTTGTCTGGACATTGAGGCCTTACCGCCAGCCAAGCAGCAGATACTCTGTTCCCGCTCATTTAGTTCGCGCATTACGGACTATACGCACCTGCATCAGGCGGTTTGTCGTTATGCCGAACGCGCAGCGGAGAAATTACGCCATGAGGAACAGTTTTGCCGCCAGATTTCCGTTTTTATCCGTACCAGTCCTCATGTTCCCCACGGAGAATACTATAGTAATCAGGCGACATGTGTGACATCCACGCCGACCAACGATACCCGTGACATTATTGCACGGGCGATTGAGGCGCTGGCGCGGCTCTGGAAGCCAGGCTATCGCTACTGTAAGGCCGGTGTGGTGCTATCCGATTTTTATCCCCAGGGTGTGGCGCAATTAGATCTGTTTGATGCGGCGAAACCTATGACGAACAGTGCCAGTTTGATGGCAACAATTGATCGCATCAATCATTCGGGCAAAGGGAAGATCTGGTTTGCCGGTCAAGGTATTAATCCGAGTTGGTCAATGAAACGAGAACGGCTTTCGCCTGCGTACACCACGCGGATGGACGATTTAAGGGTTGTTAAATCATGATGCTGCCGGAAAAAATACCGGATCGCTATGAGTATCCAGAACATCTGCGCACCGAAGTGGATGGGCTGCCGGCCGTGCCCGGTGTTTATATCTTTCACGGTGACAGCGAAACGTTGCCGCTGTATATCGGTAAAAGTATCAATATCCGCGCACGCGTATTGTCACACATGCGTACACGCAAAGAAGCCAGGCTGCTCAGGCAAACACGACACATTAGCTTTATTGAAACGGCGGGGGAGATCGGGGCGTTACTTTTGGAAGCGCAGATGATCAAACAGCAGGCACCGCTGTTTAACAAACGGCTGCGACGCGCTCGCCAGCTCTGTTCGCTCCGTTTAACCGCAGCGCGGGTTGACGTGGTGTACGCCAAAGATGTCGATTTTTCCACGACGCCTGGGCTTTATGGGTTGTTCAGCCATCGTCGTGCCGCGATAAACGCCCTAAAAATTATGGCTGATGAAGAAAAGCTCTGTTTAGGTCTATTGGGCGTAGAACATTTGCCCGCTGGCAGAGCGTGTTTTCGTCATGCATTAAA contains:
- the umuD gene encoding translesion error-prone DNA polymerase V autoproteolytic subunit; the encoded protein is MKRYLPEPCPDKQALNLYAAAVPAGFPSPANDYVEQRIDLNSVCVRHPSATYFVRVAGHSMVEGGIHDGDLAVVDSALQARHGDIVIAALDGEFTIKRLQVTPTLALVPMNAAYTPIPIKDRESLAIFGVVTYVIHATR
- the umuC gene encoding translesion error-prone DNA polymerase V subunit UmuC — protein: MYALVDVNTFYASCEKVFRPDLAHKPVIVLSNNDGCVIARSHEAKALGVKMGVPFFQIDELIRRHNIVVFSSNYALYADMSARVMSILEEMAPAVEIYSIDEAFLHLSGVAWRTSLEDVGQQIKTRIKREAHLPVGVGIAPTKTLAKLANHAAKTWRKTHGVVDLSNPERQEKLLAMTPVGEVWGIGRRLARQMETMGIDTALALARTDLAYIRKHFSVVVERTVRELRGQPCLDIEALPPAKQQILCSRSFSSRITDYTHLHQAVCRYAERAAEKLRHEEQFCRQISVFIRTSPHVPHGEYYSNQATCVTSTPTNDTRDIIARAIEALARLWKPGYRYCKAGVVLSDFYPQGVAQLDLFDAAKPMTNSASLMATIDRINHSGKGKIWFAGQGINPSWSMKRERLSPAYTTRMDDLRVVKS
- the cho gene encoding excinuclease Cho, with the protein product MLPEKIPDRYEYPEHLRTEVDGLPAVPGVYIFHGDSETLPLYIGKSINIRARVLSHMRTRKEARLLRQTRHISFIETAGEIGALLLEAQMIKQQAPLFNKRLRRARQLCSLRLTAARVDVVYAKDVDFSTTPGLYGLFSHRRAAINALKIMADEEKLCLGLLGVEHLPAGRACFRHALKKCAGACCGKESISEHHHRLALRLNAMKLNCWAYPGRIAIKEHRQVKTDYHIIHNWFYLGTVAQLSDVAALKRVAANFDSDGYKILCKPIVSGSVEIIPLDE
- the narI gene encoding respiratory nitrate reductase subunit gamma, encoding MNFSNIFFFDIYPYLAMAIFLIGSWVRYDYGQYSWRAGSSQMLDKKGMRLASNLFHLGILGVLAGHFLGMLTPHWMYEAFLPMDVKQKMAMFGGGAAGLLTFVGGVLLLKRRLTNPRVRATSSVGDILILSLLVIQAGLGLLTIPFSAQHMDGSEMLKLVGWAQSVAFFQGGASAHLAGVALIYKLHIVLGLTLFVLFPFCRLVHIWSAPVEYLTRRYQLVRNRR